ACACTGGTAGTTGCCTACGTATTAAAAAGGTGCAACCTTATACCTTGAAAAGATCCAACCTTTCCAATGGTTATAACGACATCATTCTGTTTACAGTTTTCCTGTTAGGCAAAAATCTCTCAGCATTTTTCCAACTATAACAGACACAAGATAACTAAAGGCTCAACAAGTCTTAACCACTTGATGGAGCAAGCAGATGTGAAATAAGAATAAGACACTGACAGCAAAGTACACAACAGAAGAAAATCGTTTACTATAGACCAACGGTTCCAGTCTCGAATCTAGTTGTCACTCATCAATATGGTCTGTACCACATCGGCCTCCTGGCTCTTGGGATCCTTCTGCAACatgataaaatatatgttagctATCAGAAGGTTGCAGCATAAACACCTTCACCATATTCGACATCACAAATGCAAATATCAAGATACAGGGTTattgaaaaacataaaagagTATACTCtcgtaatattttttaattcaaacaGTTGAACATAAATACTTTGTCAATCTTATGCTCGTAAGCTTTAGAATCATGTCAGTTACAAGACCTTTGGTAGAAAACTTATCACATAACTTAAAAGAATTGACCAAAATTTGGagaaaacaaaaggaaaagCAATTTGCACAAAGGAAATGTTAAGTCATATACACCAGTTATTTATGTTTGATTCATCAAATGAAAATTGGTCAAAATTGAGATAACTGGTATGAACACTAAAATAGGGtaagtgtatgtatatgattaatacttgtttgacgactttgtatataaaaattagAGAGCTATGATAACACAGCTACATATAAACAACTTGAAAAACTATTCTCgccatcaaaaaaaaattaggttaaaTCTGAAGAGTGTCACTGAGAACGCATTGTTTATCAAAACTTGGTACGAGATACATCTCAATAATCTATTATTTTGGCGATTTCTGATTGTTTAAGGCGGTTTCCGAATGTCAATGACAATTGGAGGAGGTGGCTAGTAGTGGTGGTGATAGAGACACAAAGACAGAAAGacaaagagaaagagagagatgtGTAACATTTTTATAGGGCCGAGAAAAGATGATTTGGCTCATTCCCATCCGAGCACCTCAATCTTAAAAATGTTGTGCCATGATGGGTAAAGGCTTTGTAGTTTTGTATAATAGATAGGTTTTAAAAATCTCTTTAGTAATAACAGTAGTGAAATGGAGTTCTATCCTTTTAAAACAGAATATGCCACACAGTGGTGATTACACATTTCAAAACAAGAAACCTTCACTGatcttttaaaaaactaaagcCACTCAATTAAATCCTAACTGTCTACTTATTCCTCAATGAATATTCATAGTCACAATACTCGCTGCAAAAACAAAGTAGCAAGTCCAAGTGTAGAGTTCACAAAAGTGTAGGTACAACGTACAccacaaaaagatatataaccTCAAAGCTCAATCACTTGCTTAATCAAAACAGACTTGCCACATAGTTACTACAAAAATTCAATCATTTACATTTTCAGGTATAGGTTGGTACATACCCGTAGCCATATGAAGAAAACATTGGTTGGACAGGCATGTAAGGCCTTCGTGAGCGAAATCCATACGGGTTGGGACGCCTCCCTCTGAATTGCTTCATCCCAGGAACATTGGTTCGCTTAGCAGCAACCTGCATAAAAATTACTAGTGAGAATTGGAAGCCCAATATCTGTAATATAAGAGGTAGCAATTCTCAGGACATTTATTTAAAGACGGGTCATATAGGTTATGTTCAGCCTCAAAGGAGTAACTAAGAAAACTTTGTTAGATAAACGGGCCAAAAGTCACCCCGAGTATGTTATTCAAGTATACACCCTGTTACCCTCCCAAATCACTTTATTCCAAGTCAGATCATTTTGGTATCATCTAGCTTAGCTGCTTAACTAAGTAAATTAATTATCTACAAAGAAGCTTACAAAATTAGGCTAAAGAAGTATTCCCGCCTTCCCGGGAAGCCCCAATGTTGTGACCCAACCCACCCAATTTGCCACATATAGTGAATATGTTGTAATGAACATAATAGAAGGTAATTACGACCTTAAGTTGGCGCCCATGCAATTCTGATTCATTCAAAAGCAAAGAATTCTGGACAGATTCAAGTTCTACGAACTCCACGTATGCAAAGCCTTTTGGTTGACCAAACTTGTCTGTTAATATTGTCACCCTATTTACAGTTCCACAAGACTGAAAATGCTGCTGAACCTCCTCAGGGGTACATGCATAGTCTACCTGAAGTTCAAAATGAGAATATGAGCGCCACTCCAAGAGTATATACAAAAGATACTTCTAAAGAAAGAATAAAGAGTGGCATCCAATACAATGCATTGGCACAAGAAGAGAGATAGGGAATTAGGGATTAGAGTATTAAGACAAAAACAACTTCATTAAAccaaaattaactttttttagaaTTTGATATAGAAAATAAACCATGTAACTAAAGCTAACACTAAACAAAGGCATATCAAATAAGTGATTCAGAAAATCTGcatttaaaaattaacaaataacgTTTAGGGCATAGGCATCGGAGGTAACTTGACCGTATTTCATTATATTGTCAATTTGTAATATGTCCTTTGAATCCAAAACAGAAAGGTAGCGGCATCTTTTTACACCACATTCTCTACAGTTATTAGCAATGATTCCACACATACATAAGTAGGGGCACCAAAAGTATACTCGGTAACTTTATCTTACTTCATATGATCAGTAGCAATGATATTTATTATTTCTATAACCTCTGTTTTTCTCTCGACTTGCTTCTGTTCTCGAGGTAACACCCTGGCAATAAAGGTGGAGCTGCTAGAGACCATTTGACCATACTACATCGTATTGGAACTGATAAAGGCGGATAAACGATGGCTATGGGTTGGGGGAACTGCATCAGTCAAAACGAGGGGCAAGCTCGGTAGATTTGTTGGCCTTTGGGGGATTAAAGACAGGGGTAAGTTGGTTTTGCCAGTCAGATATAAGTTGACACTTTGAAAGACagatttattataatataagtattatAATAATGATGAAAAACAAATGTAATAATAAACTATTTACTAGAACAAATGGAAATTCGAAGGTCCACAAATTCAGCAAATGTGACCACTAACACAAATTGCATCTAAACCATTTCAGATAAGTTTAAGTAGCATAAGTGGGACAACGGTGAAACACAGTACTTGGTGACAGTTCCCTTAAGAATTCAATAACTATTAAGCATGGTAATAACTGtacaaaatataatgatatcCTACTTTTGCACACCAAGACAGGTtttatagaaaatgaaataagGTAAAGGAACAAAGGATTAAATATCTTACGTTACCAACATATATCGAACGAGCATCAGCCTCTTCCTTCTCAGCCAGTGTAGCAGCAGCATTGGGGTCTTCTGATAATTCCAAATTCAAACAGCAAAAAGAATGTCAATAaattaagataaaaataaataatgaaacaTCTATATCTTAAAAGGAAGATCGGTATTAGAAAGAAATCATGATACACATGAATTAATTGCAAAAACTCAATTATCTGGTATCCTAGTTTTACAACTTCCATGATCTAATTTTTAAGTTTGCAAAGTAGAGGATGTCAATCTTGTTGTAAAAAGGGAATGAAATTACTATTAGAAGACTTGTATCCATATCCAACAAATGtgttaatttattgttaagTAGTGCAACTAAACCAACCACCGTTTCCAAAATTATCCTACATTCAAACTGTGTTCCGACCACTATAAATATTCAGTCAATTAACTAAACCGGTTATAACAGTTCTCTTCAAATTGATTATACTTAACTGTTAACATTTCTATCAATCTTAACTTACTAAACTAACTACAAACAAGATTAATTTTTTCAACTTAGGCTTCATTTTGTATACCATGGATTGTGTTGATCTTTATATAGCAGCATGATATAATGGTATAGTATTTGAAGCTAGAAAACATTATGTAGAAGTGGTTTGTAAGTAGTTTGTCAATATGCAGAGCCTTCAAGTATTTTGGACGCTATGCACCTAACGCCTCCTAAAATCATAGTTCACATCTTTTTTATCCAATTCTAGCGAGGAGGCAGGGCATCAAAAGATTTTCCAATGATAAAAGAAGACCCttgaaatagataaatataCACAAAACTAAATGACATAAACCAGGTCTCTAAAGACTTTCCTTTTTCTCACATTAACTCACTACCGGTTAGtttaaaataaacaaagaaacaaTACGAAACTTCTATACTTCTTTAGGCCTTAATCACAAAAACCATACTATACTAAAACCGTCACCACACATTCTTTTACCatcaatataaaaacaaaccACGATCAACGGTGGTCAACGGAAGATACTCGTTGAATATTCAAATACAACATAAGCTGAAGAAACAACATTGATTTTGCCTTAACGAGCCCTATACATAACTAAACTACACAGCTTAATCAATTTCTCCCACTAACCCTGTCTGTTAGCACATAAACGATACAAAATCACATCATCGTAATATCCCCATTTACGAAAAAGCAAACTTAAGATAGTCATAAACAATGATCCTCCAACATTAcacgtcatatatatatatatacacacacattaaAACAAGAGTGAATACCTTGAACAGAACCCATCTCCTTCTCAACTTTCGCCTGCATTTCACGAAGCGCACCGGCTTCCTCTTCGATCTCCtttaatctcttcttcatctccTCTAAATCCTATATATTTAACACACtcacataaattaaaaaactttaacCTAAAAAACTCAAATTCAacttacacacaatcaattaatcaatatatatacacatatatatacatataaaataccTTAGAATTATTAGGATTAGCTTCCACATCTTCCTGTTCTTCTCTAGACATATCGTAATCGGCATCCATCTCGGCTTCATCGGGAATTTCACCGCCGTAAACGTCGTGTTCTTGATCTTGTTCACCCGTGTGATCCATTCTTtctaaaaattgtttttgtgaGTGACTGGGTGAATACCCagattgaaattagggttttgtagGGTTTTTAATTTGCGGGAATTTGGGGGTGAATAATaatgtgaatgaaaaaaatcgcaaattttatttttgttattttggtgTTGGGTTGAAGGTGTTTTGGAAGTCTAAAATACGGTTGGACAGGCTTAAATAGACTATATAAACTGTAGGATATATTAATAGCCCAAGTACAAGTCTAAGCCCAACCAATGTTCAGGTTATTCAAAACTATTCAAAACTTGGTGGTAGTGATGGCTTGATAATGGTGACGACAGGTAAAGGTGGTAGCGACTGGCGGTAGCTGCGAGTAGTGTAGTTTATTGATCTAAAGGtctagtgtagttattttagaaaTTAAAGGATGTACATAGTAAATTAACTTGATTAAGGGTATAGTGGATATTCAATAATGTTAGGTGGTGTTTGGTTGGATGGAAAGGAaagatgagaaatggaaaagGAAACATATCCTCTGTTTGGTTGATACGTGGAATGGAAACATATAATCGGATATCCATTCTCATTCTCTAATTTTAATTCCTCTGTAAATGGTAAGGAAAAGCTGGGAATGAAAAATTATGATGGGAGCCTTTCCCACTTCTTATCTCGTGTGAATCAGAGGTCGTGTTAAAAAACCGAGGGTATAAAAGTCCCCTatcacgtgacttgcacattTTCTCCCAAAATCAAAAGGAAACATTCAGATCTATCTAAGATGAATTCCAACCTAGTTAGTTCTCTTTGTCTTCATCAACCTTGATTTTCAAAGAACCTGTTGTTCATCCATACTAGGGTTAGTTttctcttttttcctttttcttcttaCTCGCTAATGAAAATGGTTCAAACCTAGCCAATAATGTTTGAATCTTCTGGTCATTCTCTCAAACCTAAACGATGTACACATCTATTGTTTTGTCTTTCTTTTCATCTCGATTGTATattgtatgatgatgatataagaTCTAATATTTGATTAATgatgttatttttttcttatgtatttCACATTATAAATGTTTCATgttatttcttattttaaacCTATTTTCATCTATTTTAATTGTCAGTATGTATGTGTATCAGTTAACCTagcaattttttatataattaaacctTCCAACACGACCTGGTCAAGTAGTTGATTTATGTGATTAAGTTCACCTGTTGTAGCCCTCTTTACTAAATTTTTAAACTAATGTGTTCGCTTTTTTAGATAATGTATTGCAATCTTCAACAATATACTAGTTGTTGAGTTTTCCATCTTTCGGGTCTTGGGTTGTTGCTAGTTGTTGGGTTATGTATTATCGTGGACTGAACAATGATTTCTTGATATGTCAAATGTGTGTTTATCGTGCATCTTTGCATTTTAAGTTTGCTTGTTATATAGTTCAGGTACTCAAGGAATTTGTGTATAACATAAATGAAAGATGTTGTCAAATTGATGCAATGCGATGTCAGGCTTATTTCATATGTATCGAGTCTAACGTTGCTTGTTGCTaatggtgttagttgtgttttctACGCCAGCTAAGTTGTTGATGTTTTACTGCTGGTATTACAAGTTTGCTTTTGTATGAGTTGTGGGTAATGTTTTCTGTCATCTACAATGGTTGATATACATTGATATGCTCGCTGCATGTTATTTGATCTCCATGATCTTGTGCAAGTTTTACTCATATCATAGATAGTATGTATACTTAATTTGGTGTTGAAAATTT
The Erigeron canadensis isolate Cc75 chromosome 2, C_canadensis_v1, whole genome shotgun sequence DNA segment above includes these coding regions:
- the LOC122587102 gene encoding polyadenylate-binding protein 2-like, translating into MDHTGEQDQEHDVYGGEIPDEAEMDADYDMSREEQEDVEANPNNSKDLEEMKKRLKEIEEEAGALREMQAKVEKEMGSVQEDPNAAATLAEKEEADARSIYVGNVDYACTPEEVQQHFQSCGTVNRVTILTDKFGQPKGFAYVEFVELESVQNSLLLNESELHGRQLKVAAKRTNVPGMKQFRGRRPNPYGFRSRRPYMPVQPMFSSYGYGRIPRARRPMWYRPY